A DNA window from Sediminitomix flava contains the following coding sequences:
- a CDS encoding outer membrane beta-barrel protein yields MNSHFKAIIFGGILYLLSNFSFAQARFSLGIHGGVTGVSLANVEDFESQNKVGSMIGGFFRVGNRFYLESGFDYYKNETTYEDPMRQLKTDLKFSSINVPILLGFKLANGDSFNFRIFAGGSIHNIRDLEDNDFFDEDDLQSTYGMLNIGLGADIWRFTLDFKFEQAFDDFFEFQSVNLDGKLIRFTGTIGFLFIK; encoded by the coding sequence ATGAATTCTCATTTCAAGGCTATTATATTCGGTGGAATACTCTATTTACTTTCTAATTTTTCTTTTGCTCAAGCTCGATTCTCTTTAGGTATTCATGGAGGAGTTACTGGTGTGAGTTTGGCGAATGTCGAAGATTTTGAAAGTCAAAATAAAGTAGGCAGTATGATTGGGGGCTTTTTTAGGGTTGGAAACAGGTTCTATTTAGAGTCTGGCTTTGACTATTATAAAAATGAGACGACTTACGAAGACCCGATGCGTCAGCTGAAAACAGATTTAAAGTTTTCATCCATAAATGTTCCTATCCTTCTAGGATTCAAACTTGCGAATGGCGATAGTTTCAATTTCAGGATATTTGCTGGAGGTAGTATCCACAATATTCGGGATTTAGAAGACAATGATTTTTTTGATGAAGATGATCTTCAATCTACTTATGGAATGCTAAATATAGGTTTAGGAGCTGACATTTGGAGATTCACGCTCGACTTTAAATTTGAGCAAGCTTTTGATGACTTCTTTGAATTTCAGTCTGTGAACCTTGACGGAAAACTTATCAGATTTACAGGAACAATTGGTTTCTTGTTTATCAAATAA
- a CDS encoding FtsZ/tubulin family protein gives MSHFDNLHDADRGFNSFNGDDISTKVIGLEQEGIQMLSQITSRLYQEVESFAASGDEKELNDSPFKDKILLNQENGQALSHPNQKFLNPLMRSISHSETSLLFFLMPAELAGQLSVQVAEYAKQRSCMSLVMLFTTETDEKLAAEAMQEGVLHCRGTFHGIIPFSIADIPQNIRKLNNHLGFTLSNLMHQSIKNILKVVCTEGVINVDLEDILDVTAYPNNLLNVFSTATKGKERANEALLNCASYFNQLPSSLHTLEYMILYLTVSDLDHFDMEELDVLTDGFRECTGKDTNVIFGVSTDGNFESDELEVTVFLSRSTEPKIIEEKIIKTPIEGLKIDRLGSDLLSYDRRQFSSQEEVYEDILDKVKKFLNDQ, from the coding sequence ATGAGTCATTTTGATAATCTGCACGATGCAGATCGAGGGTTCAATTCCTTTAACGGAGATGATATCTCTACAAAGGTTATTGGACTTGAGCAAGAAGGGATTCAGATGCTCTCTCAAATTACTTCTAGGTTGTACCAAGAGGTTGAGTCTTTTGCAGCATCTGGTGATGAAAAAGAATTGAATGATTCCCCGTTCAAAGACAAAATTCTCCTCAACCAAGAGAATGGTCAAGCCCTTTCACATCCTAATCAAAAGTTTCTAAATCCTTTAATGAGATCCATTTCTCATAGTGAAACATCATTATTATTCTTCTTAATGCCCGCAGAATTAGCAGGTCAATTGAGTGTCCAAGTTGCTGAATATGCAAAACAGAGAAGTTGCATGAGTTTGGTGATGCTATTTACAACTGAGACGGATGAAAAATTAGCTGCTGAAGCTATGCAAGAAGGTGTATTACATTGTAGAGGTACTTTTCATGGAATTATTCCTTTTTCAATTGCCGATATTCCTCAGAATATCAGAAAGCTGAATAATCATTTAGGCTTTACATTGTCAAACTTAATGCATCAGAGTATTAAGAATATTCTGAAAGTAGTTTGTACTGAGGGGGTAATAAATGTTGATTTGGAAGATATCTTAGATGTGACAGCGTACCCTAATAATCTTCTGAATGTATTTAGTACAGCAACAAAGGGAAAGGAAAGAGCGAATGAAGCATTGCTAAATTGTGCAAGCTACTTCAATCAACTTCCAAGCTCACTTCACACTTTAGAATACATGATCTTATACTTGACGGTATCTGATTTAGACCATTTTGATATGGAAGAATTGGATGTCTTAACAGATGGTTTTAGAGAATGTACAGGGAAAGATACCAATGTTATTTTTGGGGTCAGCACCGATGGAAATTTTGAATCTGATGAGCTTGAGGTTACTGTTTTCTTATCAAGAAGCACAGAACCTAAAATTATTGAGGAAAAGATTATAAAAACACCAATTGAAGGACTAAAAATAGATCGACTAGGTAGTGATTTACTTTCTTATGACCGAAGACAGTTTAGCTCTCAAGAGGAGGTTTATGAGGATATTCTTGATAAAGTTAAAAAGTTTCTGAATGACCAATAA
- the tyrS gene encoding tyrosine--tRNA ligase, producing MKNLIEELKWRGMLHDVMPGTEEQLEKEMTTAYVGFDPTADSLHIGHLVSVMLLNHLQRAGHKPLAVIGGATGMIGDPSFKSAERVLLDEESIQHNIAGMKKQLEKFLDFDCGDNSAELLNNYDWFKDFSFIDFVREAGKHISVNYMMSKDSVKRRLEGDSGLSFTEFTYQLLQGWDFYHLYETKNCRLQLGGSDQWGNIVTGTEFIRRKARGTAFAATCPLITKADGTKFGKTESGAVWLDPEKTSPYQFYQFWLNVGDEDAKKYIKIFTFKSFEEIEALIAEHDQAPHLRVLQKALAEDITVRVHSQEDLDMAIKASSILFGKSVTEDLKALDERTLLQVFEGVPQVEITKTALDEAATVADLLSTVTENVIFKSKGEATRMIKGGGVSINKEKLADPAAAVSSELLQGKYLLAQKGKKNYFLIKVV from the coding sequence ATGAAAAATCTGATTGAAGAACTCAAGTGGAGAGGCATGCTTCACGATGTCATGCCTGGTACAGAGGAACAGTTAGAGAAAGAAATGACGACTGCTTATGTGGGTTTTGACCCGACAGCAGATTCTTTGCATATTGGACACCTTGTATCTGTAATGTTGCTGAATCATTTGCAACGTGCAGGTCACAAGCCGTTGGCGGTAATTGGTGGTGCGACAGGTATGATCGGTGACCCTTCTTTTAAGTCTGCCGAGCGTGTATTACTTGACGAGGAATCTATCCAGCACAATATTGCAGGGATGAAGAAGCAGTTGGAGAAATTCTTGGACTTTGACTGTGGAGATAACTCTGCCGAATTGTTGAACAACTATGACTGGTTCAAAGATTTCAGTTTCATTGACTTTGTCCGTGAAGCTGGAAAGCATATTTCTGTGAATTATATGATGTCAAAAGACTCTGTAAAACGCCGTTTAGAAGGTGATTCAGGGCTTTCATTCACAGAATTTACGTATCAGTTGTTACAAGGGTGGGATTTCTATCATTTGTATGAAACGAAAAACTGTCGTTTGCAACTAGGTGGTTCTGACCAGTGGGGTAACATTGTTACTGGTACAGAATTTATCCGCCGTAAAGCAAGAGGTACTGCTTTTGCTGCTACTTGTCCGTTGATTACTAAAGCTGACGGTACAAAGTTCGGTAAAACGGAAAGTGGTGCAGTATGGCTAGACCCTGAAAAAACTTCTCCTTACCAATTCTATCAGTTCTGGTTGAATGTAGGTGATGAGGATGCTAAAAAATATATCAAAATCTTTACGTTCAAGTCTTTCGAAGAAATCGAGGCATTGATTGCTGAACACGATCAAGCTCCTCATTTAAGAGTTCTTCAAAAAGCATTGGCTGAAGATATCACCGTACGAGTACACAGCCAAGAAGACTTGGATATGGCTATTAAAGCTTCTTCAATTCTTTTCGGTAAAAGTGTGACTGAAGATTTGAAAGCACTTGATGAGCGTACATTGCTTCAAGTATTTGAAGGTGTTCCTCAAGTTGAGATTACAAAAACTGCACTTGATGAAGCTGCTACTGTGGCAGATCTTTTATCTACAGTGACTGAAAATGTGATCTTCAAATCTAAAGGAGAAGCTACCCGTATGATTAAAGGTGGTGGAGTAAGTATCAACAAAGAGAAGTTGGCAGATCCTGCAGCAGCCGTTTCTTCAGAGCTTCTTCAAGGAAAATACTTGCTTGCTCAAAAAGGAAAGAAAAACTACTTCTTGATTAAAGTGGTTTAA
- a CDS encoding AAA family ATPase → MGKIRGLSLENFRVFKERTHFQFSPITVLTGTNSSGKSSLFKALLLLQDNGQKNGLRELDFRGHYHNLGNLKSSMHFDSDEESNLAFEVEVSPDAHRPFPNFELGGKVIVIKLSELTDVKDFPSLLKIYNWKNWMFFLEHHFRQTARKLYRFIKSLPEDFQYEHRFTLKRYLKLLPQIAYQVKITTENIEELFTDLFSITAWLKKNDVTWEMPEQTFTHPNQGYFAVLLKNYWYKKYQLSSLQKAITFGELLKCDRTDDKCPLNETERKQLHTWEEILKNHSYKEINDLKGAFNEWMKSESLEVPKLLQDIYGLEEADLRYAYQPEGIDVTENIYVRFVYDGRTAKLKDVIVWFKERYTDNLKLLYTPLSNCRLQHILGQDGNSYYLGRRHQEYLKTEGDAPIFTSFYDFEHLHQYGVRKITNRPERSAFIVDEKKLLEKVPFLKERHPCMKQLSELIHKKFLLLLGSRVNSYLTEFEENLMSVNEYVKGNMSHFLPELDENNEIKFTSIGFLLKDLPLFNSEDIDILKRKFPETSYEQLLITPQVLFSQEEWAELYQVSVEDVIFDDLDSALELALKGLQQILDGIGSCFNFGLLEAHRGNTQRIILHTDESVLSKLLFDYGKNADDHAKDFVTKWIREFGIGHEIEVNTIKGIAHDVIITDKRGHQLDLASLGYGISQLLPILLKIGLRKEPSLLIEEPETNLHPKLQSMLADLLIDGYNRFNTSFLIETHSEYLIRKLQYWVAKKQVPLDTITIYYLYNPEKIPEEAQQVERLHIKESGELDKSFGTGFYDEADNISIELFQMGQDEHDDF, encoded by the coding sequence ATGGGAAAGATCCGAGGATTGAGTCTTGAAAACTTCAGAGTTTTCAAAGAACGAACGCACTTCCAATTTAGTCCTATCACTGTGCTTACAGGAACCAATAGCTCTGGTAAAAGCTCTCTTTTCAAAGCTTTACTCCTACTTCAAGATAATGGGCAAAAAAACGGACTTCGAGAGTTAGATTTCAGAGGACATTATCATAATCTTGGGAATTTGAAATCTTCCATGCATTTCGACTCCGATGAAGAAAGTAACCTTGCTTTTGAAGTAGAGGTTTCTCCCGATGCGCACAGACCTTTCCCAAATTTTGAACTTGGCGGAAAAGTAATCGTCATCAAGCTCTCAGAATTGACGGATGTAAAAGACTTCCCGAGCCTTCTGAAAATATATAATTGGAAAAATTGGATGTTTTTTCTCGAACATCATTTTCGTCAGACGGCAAGAAAACTATATCGTTTTATTAAAAGTCTACCAGAAGATTTTCAGTACGAACATCGTTTCACGCTGAAAAGGTATCTTAAACTTCTTCCTCAGATCGCTTACCAAGTCAAAATCACGACTGAAAATATTGAAGAGCTTTTCACAGACTTATTTTCAATTACAGCTTGGCTCAAAAAAAACGATGTTACTTGGGAAATGCCCGAACAAACATTCACACATCCGAATCAAGGCTATTTTGCTGTTTTACTTAAAAATTATTGGTACAAAAAGTATCAGCTATCATCACTGCAAAAAGCAATTACATTTGGTGAACTGCTTAAATGTGATCGAACAGATGATAAATGTCCATTGAATGAAACCGAGCGAAAACAACTACACACTTGGGAAGAAATCCTTAAAAATCATTCATACAAAGAAATTAATGATTTGAAAGGTGCATTCAATGAATGGATGAAGTCTGAAAGTTTAGAAGTACCTAAGCTACTCCAAGACATTTACGGACTTGAAGAAGCTGATTTGAGATATGCTTATCAACCTGAAGGAATAGACGTTACAGAAAATATTTATGTGCGTTTCGTTTACGATGGCAGAACAGCAAAGCTAAAAGATGTTATTGTATGGTTTAAAGAACGTTATACTGACAACCTCAAATTACTCTATACGCCATTAAGTAATTGTAGACTTCAACATATTTTAGGGCAAGATGGAAATAGTTATTACTTAGGAAGAAGACATCAAGAATACTTAAAAACCGAAGGTGATGCACCTATTTTCACTTCATTCTATGATTTTGAGCACCTTCATCAGTACGGTGTACGTAAAATCACAAACCGACCAGAACGAAGTGCTTTCATTGTAGACGAGAAAAAATTACTTGAAAAAGTCCCTTTTCTTAAAGAAAGACATCCTTGCATGAAGCAACTCAGTGAGCTGATTCATAAAAAATTCCTACTCTTACTCGGAAGTAGAGTCAACTCTTACCTCACCGAATTTGAGGAAAACTTGATGAGTGTCAATGAATATGTAAAAGGAAATATGTCACATTTCCTCCCAGAATTGGACGAAAACAATGAAATCAAATTTACATCGATAGGTTTTTTGTTGAAAGATCTTCCTCTATTCAATTCTGAAGACATAGATATTCTCAAGCGAAAGTTTCCAGAAACATCATACGAGCAACTTCTAATTACTCCTCAAGTCCTTTTTTCACAAGAAGAATGGGCAGAGTTATATCAAGTATCTGTGGAAGATGTCATTTTTGACGATCTAGATTCAGCACTTGAATTGGCCTTGAAAGGCTTGCAACAAATCTTAGATGGCATTGGTAGTTGTTTCAATTTCGGTTTGCTCGAAGCCCATAGAGGTAACACACAGCGAATCATTTTGCATACCGACGAAAGCGTTTTGAGTAAACTTCTTTTCGATTATGGGAAAAATGCAGATGATCATGCAAAGGACTTTGTTACCAAATGGATTCGTGAGTTTGGAATTGGTCATGAAATCGAAGTCAACACGATTAAAGGAATTGCACACGATGTCATCATCACTGATAAAAGAGGACATCAACTTGACCTAGCTTCTCTTGGTTACGGAATTTCTCAACTTCTTCCAATTCTGCTCAAAATAGGCTTACGAAAAGAACCGAGTCTACTGATTGAAGAACCCGAAACCAACTTGCACCCCAAACTTCAATCGATGTTGGCAGACCTTTTAATAGATGGCTACAATCGGTTTAACACAAGTTTTCTGATTGAAACACATTCAGAATACCTCATCAGAAAGCTTCAATATTGGGTTGCCAAAAAGCAAGTTCCTTTAGATACCATCACTATTTATTATTTGTACAACCCTGAGAAAATACCCGAAGAAGCACAGCAAGTAGAACGATTGCATATCAAAGAAAGTGGGGAACTCGATAAATCATTTGGAACAGGTTTTTATGATGAAGCGGATAATATTTCGATTGAACTCTTTCAAATGGGGCAAGACGAACACGATGATTTCTAG
- a CDS encoding helix-turn-helix transcriptional regulator has product MPKVSFEEGKSRLETLHGVLGGRITPNRLFLSSKEAKGMVFKYDLEEGLGIECGQVILNEDYTFFHPPQDRSHELRVLFWLSNISIQFEDWKRFDITEPINITHSADMSYSITLPKKKQFSYIELCLEKSWFLENFDAVVQKMPNLKAEFDPKKTKNFFVRPFPPLMQRELLRYLTTELLEETKLLFLKGGAYMLLSVAVDHGLRFPKKAGAGADLFSDMEIQQKLQSVLQYIDDQIHEKLTLEEIAKEFALSKSSLQRAFKSNLGESIYDYILKERIRKVKVQLQDHRIHISEIAINCGFHSVSHLSATFKKRVGLSPQNYRNLLKSHRKI; this is encoded by the coding sequence ATGCCCAAAGTTTCTTTTGAAGAAGGTAAAAGTAGGTTGGAAACACTTCATGGTGTACTCGGAGGTAGAATTACTCCTAATCGTTTATTTCTATCTTCTAAAGAAGCAAAAGGAATGGTTTTTAAATATGATTTGGAAGAGGGATTAGGGATTGAATGTGGTCAAGTGATTCTGAATGAAGATTATACGTTCTTTCACCCTCCGCAAGATCGGTCACATGAGTTACGTGTCTTATTTTGGCTATCTAACATCTCAATTCAATTTGAAGATTGGAAGCGGTTTGATATTACAGAGCCAATCAATATTACTCATTCAGCCGATATGAGTTATTCAATTACTTTACCAAAGAAAAAGCAATTCTCGTATATCGAACTCTGTTTAGAAAAATCATGGTTTTTGGAAAACTTTGATGCAGTCGTACAAAAAATGCCAAACTTGAAAGCTGAGTTTGACCCAAAGAAAACTAAGAACTTTTTTGTACGCCCCTTTCCCCCGCTAATGCAAAGAGAATTACTACGCTACTTGACAACAGAACTTTTGGAGGAAACAAAACTATTATTTCTAAAAGGAGGAGCTTATATGTTGCTGTCTGTCGCAGTAGATCATGGACTCCGATTTCCTAAAAAGGCAGGGGCAGGAGCTGACTTATTTTCAGATATGGAAATACAGCAAAAGCTTCAATCTGTACTGCAGTATATCGATGATCAAATCCATGAAAAGTTAACACTTGAAGAAATTGCGAAAGAATTTGCATTGAGTAAGAGTTCTTTACAGCGAGCTTTTAAAAGTAACTTAGGAGAGTCTATCTATGACTACATTTTGAAAGAACGCATCCGAAAAGTAAAAGTACAACTACAAGATCATCGAATACACATCAGTGAAATAGCAATAAACTGTGGATTTCATTCGGTATCTCATCTGAGTGCAACTTTCAAAAAGAGAGTGGGACTTTCGCCCCAAAATTACCGTAATCTTCTAAAGTCTCACCGAAAGATTTAA
- the nspC gene encoding carboxynorspermidine decarboxylase, protein MTNQQIPSPCFVVEEQSLLNNLKVLDMVQKASGAKIILALKGFAMYKTFPLVKPFLAGATASSLNEAKLASQEFGKEVHVYCPAYIPNEMDELIRMGNHITFNSLSQWELYKDKVKEVGIEAALRINPEYSEVTTDLYNPAVKGSRLGVRSELIGDTLPEGISGLHFHTLCENDAEVLERTLEAVEERFGHLLHQAKWVNFGGGHAITRKGYNIELLIQLIQNIKTNYNVDVILEPGSAVGWETGFLKSTVLDVVDSEGVKTLMIDSSFAAHMPDCLEMPYKPRVRGENPDGEFEYNIGGMTCLAGDFIGGFKFDKEIKAGDTIIFEDMIHYTMVKTTTFNGVNLPSIGMLKTDGSFELFKSYGYEEFISRI, encoded by the coding sequence ATGACAAATCAACAGATTCCTTCTCCATGTTTTGTAGTTGAAGAGCAAAGTTTGCTCAACAATTTGAAGGTTTTAGATATGGTACAAAAAGCGAGTGGTGCTAAAATCATCTTAGCACTAAAAGGCTTTGCTATGTACAAGACTTTTCCTTTGGTAAAACCGTTTTTAGCAGGAGCAACGGCAAGTTCATTGAATGAAGCAAAACTTGCATCTCAAGAGTTTGGGAAAGAAGTTCATGTTTACTGCCCTGCGTACATTCCTAACGAAATGGATGAATTGATTCGGATGGGAAATCACATTACGTTCAACTCATTATCACAATGGGAACTGTACAAGGATAAAGTGAAAGAAGTTGGAATTGAGGCTGCATTGAGAATAAACCCAGAATACTCTGAAGTAACAACGGACCTTTACAATCCTGCAGTGAAAGGTTCTCGATTGGGGGTCAGAAGTGAGCTAATCGGAGATACCCTTCCAGAGGGAATTAGTGGTTTGCATTTCCATACCCTTTGTGAGAATGATGCAGAGGTACTTGAGCGTACACTAGAAGCAGTTGAAGAACGTTTTGGGCATTTGTTACACCAAGCCAAATGGGTGAATTTTGGTGGGGGACATGCCATCACTCGTAAAGGATATAATATTGAATTGCTGATTCAGTTGATTCAGAATATCAAAACCAACTATAATGTAGATGTAATCCTAGAACCAGGTAGTGCCGTTGGTTGGGAAACAGGTTTCTTGAAATCTACAGTTTTAGATGTAGTGGATTCTGAAGGTGTGAAAACCTTGATGATAGATTCCTCTTTTGCGGCACACATGCCAGACTGTTTGGAAATGCCTTACAAACCTAGAGTGAGAGGCGAAAACCCTGATGGAGAATTTGAATATAATATAGGAGGAATGACTTGCCTTGCAGGTGATTTTATAGGCGGATTCAAATTTGATAAAGAAATTAAAGCTGGAGATACCATCATTTTTGAAGATATGATCCATTACACTATGGTGAAAACAACCACTTTCAATGGTGTAAACCTTCCATCTATCGGAATGCTAAAGACTGATGGTTCATTTGAACTATTCAAGTCTTATGGCTATGAAGAGTTTATAAGCAGAATCTAA
- a CDS encoding DUF4265 domain-containing protein, with product MITQDNTCEKILFKYHSAILNKVVEETLLAQKVDENSGIFKLESIPFYGPLIATDDEFFAEYDSELDSYIYKNTTKHSGNSIVLVVIVLEGLDIEMICDEFEALDCEYEVLNDQYFAMKVPSEVDYSMVKHQILKYESSGIIEHAEAFLSQKHLGENV from the coding sequence ATGATCACACAGGATAATACTTGCGAGAAAATACTTTTTAAATATCACAGTGCGATACTAAACAAGGTAGTAGAAGAGACTTTGTTGGCTCAAAAAGTAGATGAAAATTCAGGTATTTTCAAGCTAGAAAGTATTCCTTTTTACGGGCCACTCATAGCTACAGACGACGAATTTTTTGCAGAATATGATAGCGAATTAGATTCTTATATTTATAAAAATACAACTAAGCACTCTGGTAATTCTATTGTATTGGTCGTTATTGTATTGGAAGGTTTAGATATCGAAATGATCTGTGACGAATTTGAAGCATTAGATTGCGAGTATGAGGTTCTGAATGATCAATATTTTGCAATGAAAGTCCCTTCTGAGGTTGATTATTCTATGGTAAAACACCAGATCTTAAAATATGAAAGCTCTGGAATCATAGAACATGCAGAAGCCTTTTTATCTCAGAAACATCTAGGTGAAAACGTGTAA
- a CDS encoding methyltransferase domain-containing protein produces MESKHKTAVDPQKVEDKVKAMYKDVAQNPKGEYHFEMGYDLAVKLGYAKAELAKIPQEAIDSFAGVGYHFGLAKIKKGEKVLDLGCGSGMDLFYTAKKVGDKGMVEGVDMTDEQLEKSIHLAEKNKIHNVTFMKSYIEELPFEASEFDVVISNGVINLSSQKLAVFHEAARVLKKGGRLAISDIVTEVQMPNQITCNSTLWAACIGGAMQEDQYKRLIQNADLKLIEFKKNPKYKFISESAINASKTYGVKSISLLAIKE; encoded by the coding sequence ATGGAATCAAAGCATAAGACAGCAGTAGACCCGCAAAAAGTAGAAGATAAAGTAAAGGCGATGTACAAAGACGTTGCTCAAAACCCTAAAGGAGAATATCACTTTGAAATGGGCTATGACCTTGCGGTTAAACTGGGCTATGCTAAAGCAGAACTTGCTAAGATTCCTCAAGAAGCAATTGACTCATTTGCAGGAGTTGGTTATCATTTTGGTTTAGCTAAAATCAAAAAAGGAGAAAAGGTATTAGATTTAGGATGTGGCTCTGGTATGGACTTATTCTATACTGCTAAAAAAGTTGGGGATAAAGGTATGGTAGAAGGTGTGGACATGACCGATGAACAACTTGAAAAATCAATACACCTAGCTGAAAAAAACAAGATTCATAATGTTACTTTCATGAAGTCTTACATTGAAGAGCTACCTTTTGAAGCCTCAGAGTTTGATGTCGTTATCAGTAATGGTGTGATCAATTTATCCTCTCAAAAGTTAGCTGTATTTCACGAGGCTGCAAGAGTGCTGAAAAAAGGAGGACGTTTAGCCATTTCTGATATTGTGACAGAAGTTCAAATGCCAAACCAAATCACTTGTAACTCCACACTTTGGGCTGCTTGTATAGGTGGTGCTATGCAAGAAGACCAATACAAGCGTCTGATCCAAAATGCAGATTTGAAGCTCATCGAGTTCAAAAAGAACCCTAAATATAAATTCATCTCGGAATCAGCTATCAATGCCTCAAAAACTTATGGTGTAAAAAGTATTTCTCTTTTAGCCATAAAAGAATAA
- a CDS encoding SRPBCC family protein — protein MKTLFRSSIIILLSLITTNVMAQKKVKTLSLSKVIDFPAQKLWQIVGEDYGSVAYSHPRIIDSDYVNGSLKAEEGAERVCYFNDSHSQFLKEKIVNYNPEEMSFTNQVFQAGKFPVDPEYTKGVYRIEDLGNGQSKMHFDMQFRTKPAIMGALMKGSFKKLIEDYFIALEYHIKTGEKVTKENFKSIKKKVESGILNKSVENTSAKK, from the coding sequence ATGAAAACATTATTCAGAAGTTCGATTATCATTTTACTAAGCTTGATTACAACTAATGTTATGGCTCAGAAAAAAGTGAAAACCTTGTCTCTTTCTAAAGTAATTGACTTTCCTGCGCAGAAGCTTTGGCAAATAGTAGGAGAGGATTATGGTTCAGTAGCATATTCTCATCCAAGAATTATAGACTCAGACTATGTAAATGGTTCTTTGAAAGCCGAAGAAGGAGCTGAAAGAGTATGCTATTTTAACGATAGTCATTCACAGTTTCTAAAAGAGAAAATTGTGAATTATAATCCTGAAGAAATGAGTTTTACGAATCAAGTTTTTCAGGCAGGGAAATTTCCAGTTGATCCAGAATATACCAAAGGAGTATATAGAATTGAAGATTTGGGAAATGGGCAATCGAAAATGCATTTTGATATGCAGTTTAGGACAAAGCCTGCAATCATGGGCGCTTTGATGAAAGGTTCATTTAAAAAGCTGATTGAAGATTATTTTATAGCTCTAGAGTATCACATAAAAACAGGTGAAAAAGTAACAAAAGAGAATTTCAAGTCTATAAAGAAAAAAGTAGAGAGTGGGATTTTAAATAAGAGCGTTGAGAATACATCTGCAAAGAAATAA
- a CDS encoding helix-turn-helix domain-containing protein yields MILKHQHFDLLQKTVLERMVFNPPLKANGSMHDEACFLYVVNGNSTLYGPTKKDSLQTNEGVVMKCGSYLNSWSKNENDSPSEAVAIHFYPEVLKHVYQDKIPDFLVQKKPQTSKNVEKVQIDQMIKTFVDSLLFYFENPSLINEELIILKVKELILLLVNTDNSDRIRSILQDLFNPEEYQFKDIIQTNLFEDLSIDDLAVLTSMSVSSFKRKFKEVFDDSPAHYIKSRRLEKAAELLLISQSRVTDICYDCGFSDIGHFSKSFAAKYGKSPSEYREKQLS; encoded by the coding sequence ATGATTTTAAAACATCAACATTTCGATCTACTTCAGAAAACGGTCTTGGAAAGAATGGTTTTCAACCCTCCTTTGAAAGCGAACGGCTCAATGCATGATGAAGCCTGTTTTTTATATGTAGTGAATGGGAATTCTACTTTGTATGGACCAACAAAAAAAGATAGTCTTCAGACAAATGAAGGAGTAGTGATGAAATGTGGAAGCTACTTAAATTCTTGGTCTAAAAATGAAAATGATAGCCCATCAGAGGCGGTGGCTATTCATTTTTATCCAGAGGTTTTAAAGCATGTATATCAAGATAAAATTCCAGATTTTCTAGTTCAAAAAAAGCCTCAAACGTCTAAAAATGTTGAAAAAGTACAGATTGATCAAATGATTAAAACTTTTGTAGATAGTCTTCTTTTCTATTTTGAGAATCCGTCTTTGATCAATGAAGAACTGATTATTCTTAAGGTAAAAGAGTTGATACTTCTTTTAGTAAATACAGATAACTCGGATAGGATTCGTTCTATTTTACAAGATTTATTTAATCCAGAAGAATATCAGTTTAAAGACATTATTCAGACCAACCTGTTTGAAGATCTATCTATTGATGATTTGGCCGTATTAACCAGTATGAGTGTCTCTTCATTTAAAAGGAAGTTTAAAGAGGTATTTGATGATAGTCCTGCACATTATATAAAAAGTAGAAGGTTGGAGAAGGCAGCGGAGTTGCTTCTCATATCTCAATCGAGAGTGACAGATATCTGTTATGATTGTGGATTTAGTGATATCGGACATTTCTCAAAATCCTTTGCTGCTAAATATGGGAAATCACCTTCAGAGTATCGAGAAAAACAGTTGAGCTAA